The following proteins are encoded in a genomic region of Alnus glutinosa chromosome 8, dhAlnGlut1.1, whole genome shotgun sequence:
- the LOC133875620 gene encoding uncharacterized protein LOC133875620, whose amino-acid sequence MTLLEVIEKAAANSEPLASQSEYPIVLNPDDVLLNLRPKLEGPNPVLLVNPVVGWQISQTDSEVVDLGKKFFSKLKRKLKNPNDFDKVEFIQTLNQFLEKIRDKFGVSIGIDSSNNGYTQMLIEKLGSLMGKDVGGLVLDASVVLETWELVETLIVNGLVEHSCYSNLVNRLVAKKRSDLICVCIKHASDLGASELLAILKYFLCPPKDAYSSMVNVRKEWEKQALSAIEKASDKSLTGKKASWAKDASILLMMAHDGFSAPELCLHYLLASSNVDAVILSSSINKLSGKEMMKLIQYLGKWLKKYERFPQAVPCSETSSKLGLKACSWVPKLEDVINCLGLVLDEKFSSLVLQPESHQELRSMEGMVSSLASEARLCCLMANVVEKLKVEV is encoded by the coding sequence ATGACTCTGCTTGAAGTGATAGAAAAGGCCGCAGCCAATTCCGAGCCACTCGCCTCACAATCCGAGTACCCTATTGTTCTCAACCCAGATGATGTTTTGCTCAATTTGAGGCCCAAACTTGAAGGCCCAAATCCTGTTTTGCTCGTCAACCCCGTTGTGGGTTGGCAAATCTCGCAGACTGATTCTGAAGTAGTAGATTTGGGCAAGAAATTCTTTTCAAAGTTAAAGCGGAAGCTCAAGAACCCAAATGATTTTGATAAGGTTGAGTTTATTCAAACTTTGAATCAGTTTCTTGAGAAAATCAGGGACAAATTTGGAGTTTCCATTGGGATTGATTCGTCCAATAATGGGTATACTCAGATGTTGATTGAGAAGCTAGGGTCTTTGATGGGAAAAGATGTTGGTGGTTTGGTTTTGGACGCATCCGTGGTTTTGGAGACTTGGGAATTGGTCGAGACTTTGATTGTTAATGGACTTGTTGAGCATTCTTGTTATTCGAATTTGGTCAATAGACTTGTGGCAAAGAAGAGGTCAGACTTGATTTGTGTTTGTATTAAGCATGCTTCGGATCTTGGGGCGTCGGAATTACTTGCcattttgaagtattttctttgtcctccaaAAGATGCTTATAGTAGCATGGTGAATGTGAGGAAGGAATGGGAGAAGCAGGCTTTGTCAGCAATTGAGAAGGCAAGTGATAAGAGTCTCACAGGGAAGAAAGCGAGCTGGGCAAAGGATGCTTCAATTTTGCTTATGATGGCGCACGACGGGTTCTCGGCTCCTGAGCTTTGTTTGCACTACTTGCTGGCCTCATCAAATGTTGATGCGGTGATACTATCGTCCTCCATCAATAAGTTGAGTGGCAAAGAGATGATGAAATTGATTCAGTATTTAGGGAAGTGGTTGAAGAAGTATGAGAGGTTTCCTCAAGCAGTTCCATGTTCTGAAACGTCATCTAAGTTGGGTTTGAAGGCCTGCAGTTGGGTTCCTAAACTTGAAGATGTCATCAACTGTCTTGGGTTGGTGCTGGATGAAAAGTTTTCTTCGCTAGTGTTGCAGCCGGAGTCTCATCAAGAGCTGAGATCTATGGAGGGAATGGTTAGTTCTTTAGCCTCAGAAGCCAGACTATGTTGTTTGATGGCTAATGTAGTTGAGAAGCTGAAAGTTGAAGTTTGA